The following proteins come from a genomic window of Paenibacillus sp. CAA11:
- the yaaA gene encoding S4 domain-containing protein YaaA — translation MKTVTIHSEYIKLDQFLKLADCVPTGGMAKALLQDNMVKVNGEPEDRRGRKLYPGDTVEVEDAGLFQVAAK, via the coding sequence TTGAAAACTGTAACGATTCACAGCGAATATATTAAGCTCGATCAATTTCTTAAGCTTGCTGACTGTGTTCCTACCGGGGGCATGGCCAAAGCGCTTCTTCAGGACAATATGGTGAAAGTGAATGGAGAGCCAGAGGATCGCCGCGGACGCAAGCTTTATCCAGGCGATACCGTTGAGGTGGAGGACGCAGGCCTCTTTCAGGTAGCAGCGAAGTAA